The Oleidesulfovibrio alaskensis DSM 16109 genome has a segment encoding these proteins:
- a CDS encoding 3-isopropylmalate dehydratase small subunit → MQYNGTARKVGDHIDTDAIIPARFLVTTDPAQLGANCMEGLEHGWVSRVQQGDIMVGGKNFGCGSSREHAPIAILGAGMPVVVAHSFARIFYRNGFNMGLILIEIGDDADRIHDGDVLSVDVENGRITNHTTGDVISCPPLPPFMHDILDKGGLVPYVRERLAAGDA, encoded by the coding sequence ATGCAATACAACGGCACCGCCCGCAAGGTGGGCGACCACATAGACACAGACGCAATCATTCCCGCACGGTTTCTGGTTACCACAGACCCCGCGCAGCTGGGCGCCAACTGCATGGAAGGCCTTGAACACGGGTGGGTGTCCCGCGTGCAGCAGGGTGACATTATGGTGGGCGGCAAAAACTTCGGCTGCGGTTCGTCGCGCGAGCATGCCCCCATTGCCATACTCGGTGCGGGCATGCCTGTTGTGGTGGCGCACAGCTTTGCACGCATATTCTACCGCAACGGCTTCAACATGGGACTCATCCTCATAGAAATCGGCGACGACGCGGACAGAATACACGACGGCGACGTTCTGAGCGTGGATGTGGAAAACGGGCGCATCACCAATCACACCACGGGCGATGTGATCAGCTGCCCGCCTCTGCCGCCCTTTATGCACGACATTCTGGACAAAGGCGGACTGGTGCCCTACGTGCGCGAACGTCTGGCCGCCGGAGACGCATAA
- the leuC gene encoding 3-isopropylmalate dehydratase large subunit, translating into MAHTLAQKILQKHTDQQVGEAGQIVRCRVSMALANDITAPLAIKSFRAMGAGKVFDKDRVALVMDHFTPQKDIDSAIQVKNTREFAAQMGITHYYEGGEAGVEHALLPELGLVGPGDIVVGADSHTCTYGGLGAFATGLGSTDVAGAMALGETWFKVPPSIRVSYRGTMPAHVGAKDLVLQLIGHIGVDGALYKALEFDGPVVDAMSVEGRMTIANMAIEAGGKCGLFPSDDLTLAYTAARGRNDEKLSADQDAVYERSLSFDVSDLAPQIACPHLPENVRPVTEVQGVQIHQAVIGSCTNGRISDLREAAAVLRGRKVHKSVRCIVLPATPGIWKQALREGLIETFMDAGCIVGPATCGPCLGGHMGILADGERAIATTNRNFRGRMGSLESEVYLSNPSVAAASAVAGEIADPRGL; encoded by the coding sequence ATGGCTCATACGCTTGCGCAGAAGATACTGCAGAAGCACACAGACCAGCAGGTGGGCGAAGCAGGGCAGATAGTGCGCTGCCGCGTTTCCATGGCGCTGGCCAACGACATCACCGCTCCGCTGGCCATCAAGTCCTTCAGGGCAATGGGTGCCGGCAAGGTGTTTGACAAAGACAGAGTGGCCCTTGTCATGGACCACTTCACCCCGCAGAAAGATATCGATTCGGCCATTCAGGTAAAAAACACGCGCGAATTTGCCGCGCAGATGGGCATAACCCATTATTACGAAGGCGGCGAGGCCGGTGTGGAACATGCCCTGCTGCCCGAACTCGGCCTTGTGGGTCCGGGCGATATTGTGGTGGGCGCAGACAGCCACACCTGCACTTACGGCGGGCTGGGCGCATTTGCCACCGGTCTCGGCTCCACCGACGTGGCCGGAGCCATGGCGCTGGGCGAAACCTGGTTCAAGGTGCCGCCGAGCATACGCGTTTCCTACCGCGGCACCATGCCTGCCCACGTGGGAGCAAAAGACCTTGTGTTGCAGCTCATCGGGCATATCGGCGTTGACGGAGCGCTGTACAAGGCGCTGGAATTTGACGGCCCCGTGGTGGACGCCATGAGCGTGGAAGGCCGCATGACCATTGCCAATATGGCCATTGAAGCCGGCGGCAAATGCGGGCTGTTTCCCTCCGATGACCTGACGCTGGCCTACACCGCCGCCAGAGGCCGCAACGACGAAAAGCTGAGCGCCGATCAGGACGCCGTATACGAACGCAGTCTGTCATTCGACGTTTCAGACCTTGCACCGCAGATAGCCTGCCCTCACCTGCCCGAAAATGTTCGCCCGGTTACCGAAGTGCAGGGCGTGCAGATACATCAGGCTGTCATCGGCTCGTGCACCAACGGCCGCATAAGCGACCTGCGCGAGGCGGCAGCCGTGCTGCGCGGGCGCAAGGTGCACAAAAGCGTACGCTGCATCGTGCTGCCTGCCACCCCGGGCATCTGGAAGCAGGCCCTGCGCGAAGGGCTTATCGAAACCTTCATGGATGCAGGCTGCATAGTGGGCCCCGCCACCTGCGGCCCCTGTCTGGGCGGGCACATGGGGATTCTTGCCGACGGAGAACGCGCCATAGCCACCACCAACCGCAACTTCCGCGGCCGCATGGGCAGCCTCGAATCAGAGGTGTATCTTTCCAACCCGTCCGTGGCCGCGGCTTCCGCCGTGGCAGGCGAAATAGCCGACCCGCGCGGCCTGTAG
- a CDS encoding 2-isopropylmalate synthase: MADRLYIFDTTLRDGEQSPGATMNIHEKVQLARQLEMVGVDIMEAGFPAASKGDFEAVKTIAATVKNAQVAGLCRAVQPDIDHAWAAIRNAAHPRIHTFIATSPVHMQYKLRKSPEQVLEMARDAVRYAAGLCSNVEFSAEDASRSDWDFLTRVVETAIDAGATTINIPDTVGYAQPDEFGALVRYVMENARNSHKAVFSVHCHNDLGLAVANTLAALKAGARQAEVTVSGIGERAGNAALEELVMSLRTRHAYYDMETGIKSEQLFPACRLLSMIIGQPIPANKAIVGANAFAHESGIHQDGMLKNRETYEIMTPESVGRTKTEIVLGKHSGRNAINGKLEELGYRLTPEQTQLVFDAVKKLADRKKQIYDEDMEALVLEEVFRIPDMFRLVHLSVQASDTGVPPSAAIVMEVGGERRQHTTFGVGPIDAVFNAISQIVGRAPQLRHYSVNAITGGTDAQGEVTVKLQENGSAAVGRGADADIITASAKAYLNALNRLAKKEQEDK; the protein is encoded by the coding sequence ATGGCTGACAGATTGTACATTTTCGACACCACGTTGCGCGACGGCGAACAGTCGCCCGGCGCCACCATGAACATTCATGAAAAGGTGCAGCTGGCCCGCCAGCTGGAAATGGTCGGTGTGGACATTATGGAGGCCGGCTTTCCGGCTGCCAGCAAAGGCGACTTTGAAGCTGTGAAAACCATAGCCGCCACCGTGAAAAATGCACAGGTCGCCGGTCTGTGCCGCGCCGTGCAGCCCGACATCGACCACGCATGGGCAGCCATCAGAAACGCAGCACATCCGCGTATTCACACCTTTATCGCCACCTCGCCGGTGCATATGCAGTACAAACTGCGCAAATCGCCCGAACAGGTGCTGGAAATGGCGCGCGACGCAGTGCGGTATGCCGCAGGCCTGTGCTCCAATGTGGAATTCAGCGCCGAAGACGCATCGCGTTCCGACTGGGATTTTCTTACCCGCGTTGTGGAAACCGCCATTGACGCCGGTGCCACCACCATCAACATTCCCGACACCGTGGGCTATGCGCAACCGGACGAATTCGGCGCACTGGTGCGTTATGTCATGGAAAACGCGCGCAACAGCCACAAGGCCGTCTTTTCCGTCCACTGCCACAACGACCTCGGTCTGGCGGTGGCCAACACGCTGGCCGCGCTCAAAGCAGGTGCACGGCAGGCAGAGGTCACCGTATCAGGCATAGGCGAACGTGCCGGCAACGCCGCGCTGGAAGAACTTGTCATGTCCCTGCGGACACGGCATGCTTACTACGACATGGAAACAGGAATAAAGTCAGAGCAGCTTTTCCCTGCCTGCCGCTTGCTTTCCATGATCATCGGGCAGCCCATACCCGCCAACAAAGCCATTGTAGGGGCCAACGCCTTTGCGCACGAGTCAGGCATCCATCAGGACGGCATGCTGAAAAACCGCGAGACATACGAAATAATGACGCCGGAATCCGTGGGTCGCACCAAGACGGAAATCGTTCTGGGCAAGCACTCGGGCCGCAACGCCATCAACGGCAAGCTTGAAGAGCTCGGCTACCGCCTGACTCCGGAACAGACCCAGCTGGTGTTCGATGCCGTAAAGAAGCTCGCCGACAGAAAAAAACAGATCTACGACGAAGATATGGAAGCGCTGGTGCTTGAAGAGGTGTTCCGCATACCCGACATGTTCCGGCTTGTGCACCTCAGCGTGCAGGCCAGCGATACGGGAGTTCCCCCTTCCGCCGCCATTGTCATGGAAGTGGGCGGCGAACGCCGTCAGCACACCACCTTCGGCGTGGGTCCCATTGACGCGGTATTCAATGCCATATCACAGATAGTGGGACGTGCCCCGCAGCTGCGGCATTATTCGGTCAACGCCATCACCGGCGGCACCGACGCGCAGGGCGAGGTAACAGTCAAGCTGCAGGAAAACGGCAGTGCCGCGGTAGGCCGCGGTGCCGATGCTGATATCATCACAGCCAGTGCAAAAGCGTATCTCAATGCGCTGAACAGACTTGCCAAAAAAGAACAGGAGGACAAATAG
- the pssA gene encoding CDP-diacylglycerol--serine O-phosphatidyltransferase, with amino-acid sequence MDTQTTPTRRGVYILPNLFTTASLFAGFLGILWAAEGRVEMCALAILFSALMDGLDGKVARLTNSASEFGVQFDSLADLVAFGVTPAFMMYSWQLHAYGRLGIAVAFLFAACGALRLARFNISTAVTPKKFFIGLPIPAAGCTLSSLVFFSIYVPETFAAAFPAFCLGITFVLGFLMVSRFRYASFKEYGLIKAHPFSSMVSAILLFVLIISDPKLLGFLVFAGYLISGPVYTLIILPRRHPKLLRDLS; translated from the coding sequence ATGGACACACAGACCACTCCCACCCGCAGAGGGGTGTACATTCTTCCCAACCTGTTTACCACGGCAAGCCTGTTCGCCGGCTTCCTCGGTATTCTGTGGGCTGCGGAAGGACGTGTGGAAATGTGTGCTCTGGCCATTCTCTTCAGCGCCCTTATGGACGGGCTGGACGGCAAGGTTGCCCGCCTGACCAACAGCGCCAGTGAATTCGGCGTGCAGTTCGACTCGCTGGCAGACCTTGTGGCTTTCGGGGTCACGCCCGCGTTCATGATGTACTCATGGCAGCTGCACGCGTACGGACGGCTCGGCATTGCCGTGGCGTTTCTTTTTGCGGCCTGCGGTGCGCTGCGCCTTGCCCGTTTCAATATTTCCACGGCTGTCACACCCAAAAAATTCTTCATCGGGCTGCCCATACCCGCAGCCGGATGCACCCTTTCCTCGCTGGTATTCTTCAGCATCTACGTGCCCGAGACCTTTGCAGCTGCGTTCCCCGCATTCTGCCTCGGCATCACGTTCGTTCTCGGCTTCCTGATGGTCAGCCGGTTCCGGTACGCATCATTCAAAGAATACGGCCTTATCAAGGCTCATCCGTTCAGCTCCATGGTTTCGGCCATTCTGCTGTTCGTTCTCATTATTTCGGATCCCAAACTCCTCGGGTTCCTCGTATTCGCGGGCTATCTCATTTCCGGCCCCGTATACACTCTCATTATCCTACCCCGCCGTCATCCCAAGCTGCTACGCGACCTATCCTAA